The following coding sequences lie in one Epinephelus moara isolate mb chromosome 17, YSFRI_EMoa_1.0, whole genome shotgun sequence genomic window:
- the shbg gene encoding sex hormone-binding globulin translates to MAVFWKAMAGGLLLTLGLTLPGWGVEGQGNGRGKKEVPGGATVYLGQDRDIWRPMIHTTVNLTVISSIKSSFQLRTFDPEGVVFYGDTKNGEDWFILSLKDGLPLMQISRGDILVSVEGGPKINDGKWHILEVSNHDKFVVLEVDGANRLVVGMQSKQTEEVLSGELRLAVGGILINKEKMIVQFEPHMDGCVREGSWLNLSVPWEAEAEELWPCYQNVQPGSFFPGTGFAIFNTSVFPFEADHGVKIELWGDFSKMDGTILSIKAPGQELMFSLVANNNTKEVMVTFGEEKISMKDTFKRLVITFETDLLQVLQDEDESKTTTLPISPVSHPGYLTTWREGHLAVGGLLGEDEEDGSQFLTGCLEKIQVQGRDLDLDLAIKHMSISSHSCPA, encoded by the exons ATGGCTGTGTTTTGGAAAGCAATGGCAGGTGGACTGCTGCTCACTTTGGGCCTCACTCTGCCAGGATGGGGAGTTGAGGGGCAGGGGAACGGACGGGGTAAG AAAGAAGTACCAGGCGGGGCGACTGTCTACCTTGGCCAGGACAGAGACATCTGGAGGCCAATGATCCACACAACAGTAAACCTCACTGTGATCAGCAG TATCAAGTCATCCTTTCAGTTACGGACGTTTGATCCAGAAGGTGTCGTTTTCTATGGAGACACCAAAAACGGGGAGGACTGGTTTATTTTGTCCCTGAAGGATGGCCTCCCTCTGATGCAGATCAGCAGAGGGGACATCCTCGTCAGTGTGGAAGGTGGCCCCAAGATCAATGACGGAAAATGGCACATA CTGGAGGTGAGCAACCACGACAAGTTTGTGGTTCTGGAGGTGGACGGTGCCAATAGGCTGGTGGTGGGCATGCAGTCCAAACAGACAGAGGAAGTCCTCTCAGGTGAACTCCGGCTGGCTGTTGGCGGGATCCTGATCAACAAGGAAAAGATGATTGTTCAG TTCGAGCCACACATGGATGGCTGTGTGCGGGAAGGCAGCTGGCTAAACCTCAGCGTCCCCTGGGAGGCAGAGGCGGAGGAGCTCTGGCCTTGCTATCAAAATGTCCAACCTGGCAGCTTCTTCCCTGGCACTGGATTCGCCATTTTTAACACCTCAG TTTTCCCCTTTGAGGCAGATCATGGGGTCAAGATTGAATTGTGGGGAGATTTCAGTAAGATGGATGGGACCATTTTGAGCATCAAGGCTCCTGGGCAGGAGCTGATGTTCTCTTTAGTGGCCAATAATAACACAAAG GAGGTCATGGTCACTTTTGGTGAAGAAAAAATAAGTATGAAAGATACTTTCAAGAGACTGGTGATAACCTTTGAGACAGATTTGCTGCAAGTGCTTCAAGATGAAGATGAATCAAAGACTACTACGTTACCTATCAGCCCAGTGAGCCACCCCGGTTACTTGACCACATGGAGAGAGGGTCATCTCGCTGTTGGAGGTCTCCTAG gtgaggatgaggaagaCGGCTCACAGTTCTTGACAGGGTGTCTGGAGAAGATCCAGGTCCAGGGGAGGGATTTGGACCTGGATTTAGCCATCAAACACATGTCCATCTCCTCTCACAGCTGTCCTGCATAG